The following are from one region of the Microbacterium paraoxydans genome:
- the pyrR gene encoding bifunctional pyr operon transcriptional regulator/uracil phosphoribosyltransferase PyrR: protein MGVRTVLHQADISRALTRIAHEILESNRGADDLVLLGIPTRGVTLGHRLAALISEIAQVSVPVGSLDVTLFRDDLAKHPTRSPQPTEIPAGGIDGKTVVLVDDVLFSGRSIRAALDALQSIGRPAVVRLAILIDRGHRELPIRPDFVGKNIPSARTERVNVRLFENDGAEEVTIGE from the coding sequence ATGGGTGTGCGCACTGTGTTGCACCAAGCCGACATCTCACGAGCGCTGACCCGGATCGCGCACGAGATCCTCGAGTCCAATCGCGGGGCCGACGACCTCGTCCTGCTGGGCATTCCGACCCGCGGCGTGACGCTGGGCCATCGGCTCGCCGCCCTGATCAGCGAGATCGCGCAGGTCTCCGTCCCCGTCGGGTCCCTCGACGTGACGCTCTTCCGCGACGACCTCGCCAAGCACCCGACGCGATCGCCGCAGCCGACGGAGATCCCCGCGGGCGGCATCGACGGGAAGACGGTCGTCCTCGTCGACGATGTCCTGTTCTCCGGCCGGAGCATCCGCGCCGCGCTCGACGCCCTCCAGTCGATCGGCCGTCCCGCCGTCGTGCGGCTCGCGATCCTCATCGACCGCGGACACCGGGAGCTTCCCATCCGCCCGGACTTCGTGGGCAAGAACATCCCCTCCGCGCGCACCGAGCGCGTCAACGTGCGTCTGTTCGAGAACGACGGCGCCGAGGAGGTGACGATCGGCGAATGA
- a CDS encoding dihydroorotase: MSETLVITGAQLLGADGADIMIEDGVIAEVGTGLTRTGARVIDAAGLVALPGLVDLHTHLREPGFEASETILTGTRAAAAGGFTAVFAMPNTSPVADTAGVVEQELALGEAAGYATVQPIGAVTVGQKGERLAELGAMATSRAQVRVFSDDGFCVWDPLIMRRALEYVKSFDGVIAQHAQDPRLTEGAQMNEGTVSAELGLAGWPAVAEESIIARDVLLAEHVGSRLHVCHLSTAGSVDIIRWAKKRGVNVTAEVTPHHLLLTDELVRGYDARFKVNPPLRREEDVLAVREGLADGTIDIVATDHAPHHSEHKACEWQAAANGMVGLESALRVVHQSMVQTGLIGWADVARVMSATPARIGRLSGHGTPLTAGQPAHITLYDPAVDGVFTAADLHGRSVNSPYLGRALPGRVEYTVHGGVLTVDGGAVVEELGA; encoded by the coding sequence GTGAGCGAGACCCTCGTCATCACCGGTGCACAGCTGCTCGGCGCGGACGGCGCCGACATCATGATCGAGGACGGCGTCATCGCCGAGGTCGGGACGGGGCTCACCCGCACCGGCGCGCGGGTGATCGACGCCGCGGGCCTGGTCGCGCTGCCGGGCCTCGTCGACCTGCACACCCACCTGCGCGAGCCGGGGTTCGAGGCCTCTGAGACGATCCTCACCGGCACCAGAGCGGCCGCGGCGGGCGGGTTCACCGCCGTGTTCGCGATGCCGAACACCTCCCCGGTCGCCGACACGGCGGGCGTGGTCGAGCAGGAGCTCGCCCTCGGCGAGGCGGCCGGCTACGCGACCGTGCAGCCGATCGGCGCCGTCACCGTGGGGCAGAAGGGTGAGCGCCTCGCCGAGCTGGGCGCCATGGCCACCTCCCGTGCCCAGGTTCGGGTCTTCAGCGACGACGGCTTCTGCGTGTGGGACCCGCTGATCATGCGCCGGGCTCTGGAGTACGTGAAGTCCTTCGACGGCGTCATCGCCCAGCATGCGCAGGACCCGCGGCTCACCGAGGGCGCCCAGATGAACGAGGGCACCGTCTCGGCCGAGCTCGGACTGGCCGGGTGGCCGGCGGTCGCCGAGGAGTCGATCATCGCCCGCGATGTGCTCCTCGCCGAGCACGTCGGCTCACGGTTGCACGTGTGCCACCTGTCAACGGCCGGCTCCGTCGACATCATCCGCTGGGCCAAGAAGCGCGGTGTCAACGTGACGGCGGAGGTCACGCCGCACCACCTGCTGCTCACGGACGAACTGGTCCGCGGCTACGACGCGCGGTTCAAGGTCAACCCGCCGCTGCGCCGCGAAGAGGACGTTCTCGCGGTCCGGGAGGGCCTGGCCGACGGCACGATCGACATCGTCGCGACCGACCACGCACCGCACCACAGCGAGCACAAGGCGTGCGAGTGGCAGGCCGCCGCGAACGGCATGGTCGGTCTGGAGAGCGCCCTGCGGGTCGTGCACCAGTCGATGGTGCAGACCGGCCTGATCGGCTGGGCCGATGTCGCCCGCGTCATGAGCGCGACGCCCGCCCGCATCGGACGGCTCTCCGGCCACGGCACGCCGCTCACTGCCGGGCAGCCCGCGCACATCACGCTGTACGACCCCGCGGTCGACGGCGTGTTCACCGCCGCGGACCTGCACGGGCGCAGCGTGAACTCGCCCTACCTGGGCCGCGCACTGCCCGGGCGCGTGGAGTACACGGTGCACGGCGGCGTCCTCACGGTCGACGGCGGCGCCGTCGTCGAGGAGCTCGGCGCATGA
- a CDS encoding aspartate carbamoyltransferase catalytic subunit, producing MRHLLDTRTLDRATALRILDVAEDMADTQSREVKKLPTLRGKTVVNLFFEDSTRTRISFEAAAKRLSADVINFAAKGSSVSKGESLKDTAQTLEAIGADAVVVRHPGSGAPQTLATSGWISAGVVNAGDGTHEHPTQALLDAFTIRKRRFGVDSRGRDLSGLRVTIVGDVLHSRVARSNVWLLTTLGAEVTLVSPPTLVPQNVSLWPVRVVYDLDEALAEGPDAVMMLRIQLERMNAAYFPTEREYSRRWGLDARRVAALPGGSIVLHPGPMNRGLEISSEAADSPRSTVLEQVSNGVSVRMAVLYLLLAGERDDERGGDL from the coding sequence ATGAGGCATCTCCTCGACACCCGCACCCTCGACAGAGCGACCGCCCTGCGCATCCTCGATGTCGCGGAGGACATGGCCGACACGCAGTCCCGCGAGGTCAAGAAGCTTCCCACGCTCCGCGGGAAGACCGTCGTGAACCTCTTCTTCGAGGACTCGACGCGCACCCGCATCTCGTTCGAGGCCGCCGCGAAGCGCCTGTCCGCCGACGTCATCAACTTCGCCGCCAAGGGTTCCAGCGTCTCCAAGGGCGAGAGCCTGAAGGACACCGCGCAGACGCTCGAGGCCATCGGTGCCGACGCGGTCGTCGTGCGGCACCCCGGCTCCGGCGCGCCGCAGACCCTGGCGACGAGCGGCTGGATCTCCGCCGGCGTCGTCAACGCGGGCGACGGCACCCACGAGCACCCCACCCAGGCGCTCCTCGACGCCTTCACCATCCGCAAGCGTCGCTTCGGCGTGGACAGTCGCGGACGCGACCTCTCCGGTCTCCGGGTGACGATCGTCGGTGACGTGCTGCATTCGCGGGTGGCGCGCTCCAACGTCTGGCTGCTCACCACGCTCGGCGCCGAGGTCACGCTCGTGTCGCCGCCGACCCTGGTTCCACAGAACGTGTCCCTGTGGCCGGTCCGCGTGGTCTACGACCTGGACGAAGCCCTCGCGGAGGGGCCGGACGCCGTGATGATGCTGCGCATCCAGCTCGAGCGGATGAACGCGGCGTATTTCCCGACTGAGCGGGAGTATTCGCGCCGGTGGGGCCTGGACGCACGGCGCGTGGCGGCTCTGCCGGGCGGTAGCATTGTCCTGCACCCCGGACCCATGAACCGGGGACTGGAGATCTCCTCCGAAGCTGCCGATTCCCCCCGTTCGACGGTGCTGGAACAGGTGTCGAACGGGGTCTCCGTGCGCATGGCGGTGCTGTACCTGCTGCTGGCAGGAGAACGAGACGACGAACGAGGGGGAGACCTGTGA
- the pyrF gene encoding orotidine-5'-phosphate decarboxylase, translating to MTERFGGRARAALEAHGPLCVGIDPHAALLAAWGLTADAAGVREFGLRTVEAAAGRVGVVKPQVSFFERYGAAGFAALEDVLAAARAAGLLVIADAKRGDIGSTMADYAQAWLPAGAPLEADALTVNPYLGVGALEGAFALAEEHGKGLFVLAATSNPEATVLQRATTADGETVSAAVVAEVSRRNAAATPEGEWGSFGFVIGATVDAAEAGLAPFAPVAPILAPGFGAQGATPADLARRFGPQAASVIASESRSLLSAGPAALAETIADRAAQYREVSRG from the coding sequence ATGACGGAACGCTTCGGCGGGCGAGCCCGCGCCGCTCTGGAGGCGCACGGTCCGCTCTGTGTCGGCATCGACCCCCACGCCGCTCTGCTGGCGGCGTGGGGGCTGACCGCCGACGCCGCCGGAGTCCGGGAGTTCGGGCTCCGTACCGTCGAGGCGGCCGCCGGTCGCGTCGGTGTCGTGAAGCCGCAGGTGTCGTTCTTCGAGCGGTACGGCGCCGCCGGGTTCGCCGCGCTGGAGGACGTGCTCGCCGCCGCGCGGGCGGCCGGACTGCTCGTGATCGCCGATGCCAAGCGCGGGGACATCGGATCGACGATGGCCGATTACGCGCAGGCCTGGCTGCCCGCCGGTGCGCCGCTGGAGGCGGACGCCCTGACGGTGAACCCGTACCTCGGTGTCGGTGCGCTGGAGGGCGCGTTCGCCCTGGCCGAGGAGCACGGCAAGGGGCTCTTCGTCCTCGCGGCGACCAGCAACCCCGAGGCGACCGTGCTGCAGCGCGCGACGACCGCGGACGGCGAGACCGTGTCCGCGGCCGTGGTCGCCGAGGTGTCACGCCGGAACGCCGCCGCGACGCCCGAGGGGGAGTGGGGGAGCTTCGGCTTCGTCATCGGCGCCACCGTGGACGCGGCGGAGGCCGGCCTCGCGCCGTTCGCTCCCGTCGCCCCGATCCTCGCCCCCGGCTTCGGCGCGCAGGGCGCCACTCCCGCGGATCTCGCCCGCCGCTTCGGCCCCCAGGCCGCCTCGGTGATCGCGAGCGAGAGCCGCAGCCTCCTCTCCGCGGGCCCGGCGGCCCTCGCCGAGACGATCGCCGACCGTGCCGCCCAGTATCGAGAGGTCAGCCGTGGCTGA
- the carA gene encoding glutamine-hydrolyzing carbamoyl-phosphate synthase small subunit has protein sequence MTLSTSSPQASAARLPDPAVLVLEDGTRHRGRAYGARGRTLGEVVFATGMSGYQETITDPSYAGQIVLQTAPHIGNTGMNDEDTESRRIWVAGYIVRDPSRVVSNWRANASLDDVLVEDGIVGISGIDTRAVTRHIRSAGSMRGGIFSGAEAELDPEEQLRIVREAPEMTGLNLSAQVSVQSATVTPAVGGRIGNLAVLDLGVKQATIDNLAARGFDVHVLPQDVGIDEIRAIEPVAVFYSNGPGDPAASGDHVELLRAVLDDGLPFFGICFGNQLLGRALGLGTYKLPFGHRGINQPVLDKQTGKVEITAHNHGFAVEAPLEGSFDSPHGYGKVEVSHVGLNDNVVEGLRALDIPAFSVQYHPEAAAGPHDANYLFDRFRDMVIATLRPAQGPTQGDAK, from the coding sequence ATGACCCTCTCGACTTCCTCCCCGCAGGCCTCTGCGGCCCGCCTTCCCGACCCCGCCGTCCTCGTCCTGGAGGACGGCACCCGACACCGCGGACGCGCGTACGGCGCGCGCGGGCGCACCCTCGGCGAGGTCGTGTTCGCCACCGGCATGTCGGGATACCAGGAGACCATCACCGACCCGTCCTACGCCGGGCAGATCGTCCTGCAGACCGCCCCGCACATCGGCAACACCGGCATGAATGACGAGGACACCGAGTCCCGCCGCATCTGGGTCGCCGGCTACATCGTGCGCGACCCCTCGCGCGTCGTCTCGAACTGGCGGGCGAACGCCTCTCTCGACGACGTCCTCGTCGAGGACGGCATCGTCGGCATCAGCGGCATCGACACGCGCGCGGTCACCCGCCACATCCGCTCGGCCGGCTCCATGCGGGGCGGCATCTTCTCGGGTGCGGAGGCGGAGCTCGACCCGGAGGAGCAGCTGCGCATCGTCCGCGAGGCCCCGGAGATGACCGGCCTCAACCTCTCCGCGCAGGTGTCCGTCCAGAGCGCGACCGTCACCCCGGCGGTGGGGGGGCGCATCGGCAACCTCGCCGTGCTCGACCTCGGCGTGAAGCAGGCGACGATCGACAACCTCGCGGCCCGCGGCTTCGACGTGCACGTCCTCCCGCAGGACGTGGGCATCGACGAGATCCGGGCGATCGAGCCGGTCGCCGTCTTCTACTCGAACGGTCCCGGCGACCCCGCGGCGTCGGGCGACCACGTCGAACTGCTGCGCGCGGTCCTCGACGACGGGCTGCCCTTCTTCGGGATCTGCTTCGGCAACCAGCTCCTCGGCCGGGCCCTGGGTCTCGGCACGTACAAGCTGCCGTTCGGCCACCGCGGCATCAACCAGCCCGTGCTGGACAAGCAGACGGGCAAGGTCGAGATCACCGCGCACAACCACGGCTTCGCCGTCGAGGCGCCCCTGGAGGGCTCCTTCGACAGCCCGCACGGCTACGGCAAGGTCGAGGTCAGCCACGTCGGCCTCAACGACAACGTCGTGGAGGGCCTGCGCGCCCTCGACATCCCCGCCTTCTCGGTGCAGTACCACCCCGAGGCGGCGGCCGGACCGCACGACGCCAACTACCTCTTCGACCGCTTCCGCGACATGGTCATCGCGACCCTTCGACCCGCTCAGGGACCCACCCAGGGAGATGCAAAGTAA
- a CDS encoding Rieske 2Fe-2S domain-containing protein, producing the protein MRITGLGHAGMFIETVGGNIICDPVLGPSFFGSWFPFPDNRALDWERYGREADFLYISHRHRDHFDPALLERYIRKDIEVLLPEYPIDDLEQDIRALGYTNITYAPAGEIIERGALKMMITPLRAPSDGPIGDSSLSVDDGTGSMLNQNDSHPLDLDKLLHFGKPDAYFTQVSGAIWWPMVYDLPLDAKQNFARLKREAQNKRAMYYIEKVDAPHVFPMAGPPMFLRDDLFDFNGMGRNGESIFTDQKQFIAHMKELAPKYDGQLFVPGTLVTIDGGAVTTEQTLYTEAELTHIFDEKWEYLEEQRATRQQEIRDEEASRAEIIPPDEMLAAIKEWWEPLLKKSRTIRLGVGGHVRFRIGELDMVVDFPRAKVREYAGEECVYWYTIPADLVSTNIRDHEIDWSNSIFLSMQFSVGRSGKFNEFLTTFLKCLSVDRIEYVENWYQEQTDQTEDAEIGDWVVQRRCPHLRADLTKTGKVDEDGILTCSMHDWKWDLKTGRCLSTSGHPIRSSKIDDVTDPVLREAS; encoded by the coding sequence ATGCGGATCACGGGACTCGGCCACGCCGGCATGTTCATCGAGACGGTGGGCGGCAACATCATCTGCGACCCGGTGCTCGGCCCGTCCTTCTTCGGGTCCTGGTTCCCGTTCCCGGACAACCGTGCCCTCGATTGGGAGCGCTACGGCCGCGAAGCCGACTTCCTCTACATCTCGCACCGGCACCGCGACCACTTCGACCCGGCGCTGCTGGAGCGGTACATCCGCAAGGACATCGAGGTGCTCCTGCCGGAGTATCCGATCGACGACCTGGAGCAGGACATCCGGGCGCTCGGCTACACGAACATCACCTACGCGCCCGCCGGCGAGATCATCGAGCGCGGAGCGCTCAAGATGATGATCACCCCGCTGCGCGCTCCGAGCGACGGCCCGATCGGCGACTCGTCGCTCAGCGTCGACGACGGCACCGGCTCGATGCTGAACCAGAACGATTCGCATCCGCTCGACCTCGACAAGCTGCTGCACTTCGGGAAGCCCGACGCCTACTTCACGCAGGTCTCCGGGGCGATCTGGTGGCCCATGGTCTACGACCTCCCGCTGGATGCGAAGCAGAACTTCGCCCGCCTCAAGCGCGAGGCGCAGAACAAGCGCGCGATGTACTACATCGAGAAGGTCGACGCTCCGCACGTCTTCCCGATGGCGGGCCCGCCCATGTTCCTCCGCGACGACCTCTTCGACTTCAACGGGATGGGCCGCAACGGCGAGTCCATCTTCACGGACCAGAAGCAGTTCATCGCGCACATGAAGGAGCTGGCCCCGAAGTACGACGGGCAGCTCTTCGTCCCCGGCACGCTCGTCACGATCGACGGTGGTGCGGTGACCACCGAGCAGACGCTCTACACCGAGGCCGAGCTCACCCACATCTTCGACGAGAAGTGGGAGTACCTGGAGGAGCAGCGCGCGACCCGCCAGCAGGAGATCCGCGACGAGGAGGCCTCGCGCGCCGAGATCATCCCGCCCGACGAGATGCTGGCCGCGATCAAGGAGTGGTGGGAGCCGCTGCTGAAGAAGTCGCGCACCATCCGCCTCGGGGTCGGCGGGCACGTCCGCTTCCGCATCGGGGAGCTGGACATGGTGGTCGACTTCCCGCGCGCCAAGGTCCGCGAGTACGCGGGGGAGGAGTGCGTGTACTGGTACACGATCCCGGCCGACCTCGTCTCGACGAACATCCGCGACCACGAGATCGACTGGTCGAACTCGATCTTCCTGTCGATGCAGTTCTCGGTCGGCCGCAGCGGCAAGTTCAACGAGTTCCTCACTACGTTCCTCAAGTGCCTCTCGGTCGACCGGATCGAGTACGTCGAGAACTGGTACCAGGAGCAGACCGACCAGACCGAGGACGCGGAGATCGGCGACTGGGTCGTCCAGCGCCGCTGCCCCCACCTGCGCGCCGACCTCACCAAGACGGGGAAGGTCGACGAGGACGGCATCCTCACGTGCAGCATGCACGACTGGAAGTGGGACCTGAAGACCGGACGCTGCCTCTCCACGAGCGGCCACCCGATCCGTTCCTCGAAGATCGACGACGTGACGGATCCGGTGCTCCGCGAGGCGAGCTGA
- a CDS encoding type II toxin-antitoxin system VapC family toxin, protein MIVVDAGVLIAHLSTDDVHQEAAFDILDTEEDLLIHPITLAETLVHPARMGTELADLAKIDSLGLLRREETVDEPVHIARLRAATSLKLPDCAVLVTAEAFGATLATFDRRLATVARERGVEVVGV, encoded by the coding sequence GTGATCGTCGTGGACGCCGGTGTCCTCATCGCGCACCTTTCCACCGACGATGTCCACCAGGAGGCGGCGTTCGACATCCTCGATACCGAGGAAGACCTTCTGATCCACCCGATCACCCTCGCGGAGACGCTCGTGCATCCGGCGCGGATGGGCACAGAGCTCGCCGATCTCGCCAAGATCGACTCCCTCGGGCTGCTGCGTCGGGAGGAGACGGTCGACGAACCGGTCCACATCGCGCGGCTCCGCGCCGCGACCTCCCTGAAGCTCCCGGACTGCGCGGTACTCGTCACTGCGGAGGCGTTCGGCGCGACGCTGGCGACCTTCGACCGTCGTCTCGCGACGGTCGCCAGAGAGCGCGGTGTCGAGGTCGTAGGCGTCTGA
- the carB gene encoding carbamoyl-phosphate synthase large subunit, with protein MPKRDDIRSVLVIGSGPIVIGQACEFDYSGTQACRVLREEGVRVILVNSNPATIMTDPDFADATYIEPITPAVIETIIAKEKPDAILPTLGGQTALNAAMALHEQGILEKYDVELIGAKVDAIKKGEDRQVFKELVLEAGADVAKSVIAHTMDDLLAGAEQLGYPLVVRPSFTMGGLGSGFAYDEEDLRRIGGAGLRDSPTTEVLLEESILGWKEYELELMRDTADNTVVVCSIENVDPVGVHTGDSITVAPALTLTDREYQKLRDIGIDIIRAVGVDTGGCNIQFAVNPENGRIIVIEMNPRVSRSSALASKATGFPIAKLAAKLALGYRLDEIPNDITGVTPASFEPTLDYVVVKVPRFAFEKFPAADATLTTTMKSVGEAMAIGRNYATALQKALRSLEKRGSSFHWGEEPRTVEELLEIAKTPTDGRIVTLQQALRKGATVEQAFEATAIDPWFLDQIVLINEVADVVRTAGELDDATLRYAKEHGFSDAQLAQLRGESEAEIRGVRHGLGIRPVYKTVDTCAGEFPALTPYHYSSYDAETEVAPSERTKVVIIGSGPNRIGQGVEFDYSCVHASFALSDAGFETVMINCNPETVSTDYDTSDRLYFEPLTLEDVLEVLDAEAASGTILGVVCQLGGQTPLGLAKGIEAAGYTVLGTSPEAIDLAEERELFSRLLDEAGLLAPRNGTAIDVEGAVRIAEEIGYPVLVRPSFVLGGRGMEIVYGTDALRDYFVRTAGEVVIEEGKPLLVDRFLDDAIELDVDALYDGTDLFIGGVMEHLEEAGIHSGDSSCTLPPVSLGRSDVDRVREATLAIAQGVGVRGLLNVQFAISAGVLYVIEANPRASRTVPFVSKALGIPMAKAASRIMAGSTIAELRAEGMLPAQDGSRVPLDAPVSVKEAVLPFKRFRTADGKTVDSVLGPEMRSTGEVMGIDRDFPTAFAKSQAAAYGGMPTSGTVFISVADSDKRAVILPAHRLQQLGFTIVATEGTAEILSRNGIAVTVVEKYSETQESGARNIVDLINDGEIDIVVNTPSGGAARADGYEIRAAAVAADKALFTTIAVLGAAVSGMDAAHEGFQVKSLQEYAQDRMAAV; from the coding sequence ATGCCCAAGCGCGACGACATCCGCTCCGTCCTCGTCATCGGCTCCGGCCCGATCGTCATCGGCCAGGCCTGCGAGTTCGACTACTCCGGCACCCAGGCGTGCCGCGTCCTCCGTGAGGAGGGCGTCCGGGTCATCCTCGTCAACTCCAACCCTGCGACGATCATGACCGACCCCGACTTCGCCGACGCGACCTACATCGAGCCGATCACCCCCGCGGTGATCGAGACGATCATCGCCAAGGAGAAGCCCGACGCGATCCTGCCGACGCTCGGCGGTCAGACGGCCCTCAACGCCGCGATGGCGCTGCACGAGCAGGGGATCCTCGAGAAGTACGACGTCGAACTCATCGGCGCGAAGGTGGACGCCATCAAGAAGGGCGAGGACCGTCAGGTCTTCAAGGAGCTCGTCCTCGAGGCGGGCGCGGACGTCGCCAAGAGCGTCATCGCCCACACCATGGACGACCTCCTCGCCGGGGCCGAGCAGCTCGGCTACCCGCTGGTGGTGCGCCCGTCCTTCACGATGGGCGGCCTGGGCTCCGGGTTCGCCTACGACGAGGAGGACCTGCGCCGTATCGGCGGCGCCGGCCTGCGCGACTCCCCGACGACCGAGGTGCTCCTGGAGGAGTCGATCCTCGGCTGGAAGGAGTACGAGCTCGAGCTCATGCGCGACACCGCCGACAACACGGTGGTCGTCTGCTCCATCGAGAACGTCGACCCGGTCGGCGTGCACACCGGCGACTCGATCACGGTGGCGCCGGCGCTGACCCTGACGGACCGGGAGTACCAGAAGCTCCGCGACATCGGCATCGACATCATCCGCGCCGTGGGCGTGGACACCGGTGGCTGCAACATCCAGTTCGCGGTCAACCCCGAGAACGGGCGCATCATCGTCATCGAGATGAACCCGCGCGTCTCCCGGTCGAGCGCCCTGGCCTCGAAGGCCACCGGCTTCCCGATCGCCAAGCTCGCGGCCAAGCTCGCCCTCGGCTACCGCCTCGACGAGATCCCGAACGACATCACCGGCGTGACCCCGGCGAGCTTCGAGCCGACGCTCGACTACGTCGTCGTCAAGGTCCCGCGCTTCGCGTTCGAGAAGTTCCCGGCCGCCGACGCGACCCTCACCACGACCATGAAGTCCGTCGGCGAGGCGATGGCCATCGGCCGCAACTACGCCACCGCACTGCAGAAGGCGCTGCGGTCGCTCGAGAAGCGGGGCTCCAGCTTCCACTGGGGCGAGGAGCCGCGCACCGTCGAAGAACTGCTCGAGATCGCGAAGACCCCGACCGACGGCCGGATCGTCACCCTGCAGCAGGCGCTGCGCAAGGGCGCGACCGTCGAGCAGGCGTTCGAGGCCACGGCCATCGACCCCTGGTTCCTCGACCAGATCGTCCTCATCAACGAGGTCGCCGATGTCGTCCGCACCGCTGGCGAGCTGGATGACGCGACGCTGCGCTACGCCAAGGAGCACGGCTTCTCCGACGCGCAGCTCGCGCAGCTCCGCGGCGAGAGCGAGGCCGAGATCCGCGGCGTGCGCCACGGCCTCGGCATCCGCCCCGTGTACAAGACGGTCGACACCTGCGCAGGGGAGTTCCCCGCGCTGACGCCGTACCACTACTCGAGCTATGACGCCGAGACCGAGGTCGCGCCGTCCGAGCGCACCAAGGTCGTCATCATCGGTTCCGGCCCGAACCGCATCGGTCAGGGCGTCGAGTTCGACTACTCCTGCGTGCACGCCTCGTTCGCGCTGTCCGACGCGGGCTTCGAGACCGTGATGATCAACTGCAACCCGGAGACCGTGTCGACCGACTACGACACGTCCGACCGGCTGTACTTCGAGCCGCTGACGCTCGAGGACGTGCTCGAGGTGCTGGACGCGGAGGCCGCGAGCGGCACCATCCTCGGCGTCGTCTGCCAGCTCGGCGGGCAGACCCCGCTCGGGCTCGCGAAGGGCATCGAGGCGGCCGGCTACACGGTCCTGGGCACAAGCCCGGAGGCCATCGACCTGGCCGAGGAGCGCGAGCTGTTCTCGCGCCTGCTCGACGAGGCCGGGCTCCTCGCGCCGCGTAACGGCACGGCGATCGACGTGGAGGGCGCGGTGCGCATCGCCGAGGAGATCGGCTACCCCGTGCTCGTGCGCCCGAGCTTCGTGCTCGGCGGTCGCGGCATGGAGATCGTCTACGGCACCGACGCGCTGCGTGACTACTTCGTGCGGACCGCCGGCGAGGTCGTGATCGAGGAGGGCAAGCCGCTCCTGGTCGACCGCTTCCTCGACGACGCGATCGAGCTCGATGTGGACGCCCTGTACGACGGCACCGACCTCTTCATCGGCGGCGTCATGGAGCATCTGGAGGAGGCCGGCATCCACTCCGGCGACTCGAGCTGCACGCTGCCGCCGGTCTCGCTCGGCCGCAGCGACGTGGACCGCGTCCGCGAGGCCACCCTCGCCATCGCACAGGGCGTGGGCGTGCGCGGTCTGCTGAACGTGCAGTTCGCGATCAGCGCCGGCGTGCTCTACGTCATCGAGGCCAACCCCCGGGCGAGCCGCACGGTGCCCTTCGTCTCCAAGGCGCTGGGCATCCCGATGGCGAAGGCCGCCAGCCGCATCATGGCCGGCTCCACGATCGCCGAGCTCCGCGCCGAGGGGATGCTGCCCGCGCAGGACGGCTCGCGCGTCCCCCTGGACGCCCCGGTCTCGGTCAAGGAGGCCGTGCTGCCCTTCAAGCGGTTCCGCACCGCCGACGGCAAGACGGTCGACTCGGTCCTCGGCCCGGAGATGCGTTCGACCGGCGAGGTCATGGGCATCGACCGCGACTTCCCGACCGCGTTCGCGAAGTCGCAGGCCGCGGCCTACGGCGGCATGCCGACCTCGGGCACCGTGTTCATCTCGGTCGCCGACTCCGACAAGCGCGCGGTGATCCTCCCGGCGCACCGCCTCCAGCAGCTCGGCTTCACGATCGTGGCGACCGAGGGCACGGCGGAGATCCTGTCCCGCAACGGCATCGCCGTCACGGTGGTCGAGAAGTACAGCGAGACCCAGGAGAGCGGCGCCCGGAACATCGTCGACCTCATCAACGACGGGGAGATCGACATCGTCGTGAACACCCCGTCCGGTGGCGCCGCTCGCGCGGACGGCTACGAGATCCGCGCCGCCGCCGTCGCCGCGGACAAGGCGCTCTTCACGACCATCGCCGTGCTCGGCGCGGCGGTGAGCGGGATGGACGCCGCGCACGAGGGCTTCCAGGTCAAGAGCCTGCAGGAGTATGCCCAGGACCGGATGGCCGCGGTATGA
- a CDS encoding PH-like domain-containing protein: MSARDLAVAIIIAVALLILLSMLFAWRRRVRRDAAYTAPLGVPEHAEVTRRDEVLYVSTTRHEQPLERLAITPLAFRARGELAVTDRGIALALDGAPTVFLAADRLVSVDRATVTIDRVVEPGGLARISWRVDDTTVVDSYVRLTGGDLPTLISDLQRLIPAAPDTGASS; encoded by the coding sequence ATGAGCGCACGGGACCTCGCGGTCGCGATCATCATCGCCGTCGCGCTGCTGATCCTGCTCTCCATGCTGTTCGCCTGGCGACGACGAGTGCGGCGCGATGCCGCGTACACGGCCCCGCTCGGGGTGCCGGAGCACGCGGAGGTGACGCGCCGTGACGAGGTGCTCTACGTGTCCACCACCCGGCACGAGCAGCCCCTCGAACGGCTCGCGATCACCCCGCTGGCGTTCCGCGCACGCGGCGAGCTGGCTGTGACCGATCGCGGCATCGCGCTGGCCCTGGACGGTGCCCCCACCGTCTTCCTCGCCGCCGACCGCCTCGTCTCCGTCGATCGCGCGACCGTCACGATCGATCGCGTCGTCGAGCCCGGCGGGCTCGCGCGCATCTCGTGGCGCGTCGACGACACGACCGTCGTCGACAGCTATGTGCGCCTCACCGGCGGCGACCTCCCGACCCTCATCTCCGACCTGCAGCGGCTCATCCCCGCCGCCCCTGACACAGGAGCCTCGTCATGA